In Uranotaenia lowii strain MFRU-FL chromosome 2, ASM2978415v1, whole genome shotgun sequence, one genomic interval encodes:
- the LOC129743220 gene encoding uncharacterized protein LOC129743220, producing the protein MAGGDPGPTEDPPDLNRSRLPQFMRNKTYDGVTRFLQLRMKTVDGVDKRPPLPQNPFLIGKSVEQLVGSSNLKNVEAIKEGQGAQYILRTSSPEIAEKLLSMTTLLDKTLIEVVPHPTLNSVQGVVYQIDSLEFSEEAILDEIKSEGVTAVRRIKKRDDKKNLKNTPLLVLTFCSTVLPEYVRFELLRVQVRPYYPSPMICRGCGSYGHTHKRCDSTTCSVCFRDHPTIEGQTCSNEKFCKHCNQEGHSPTSRDCPSFQKEEAVIRLKVNKRITFQEARAEINQTWNKPTYASQVQQRLTQTQRDPDEKDKIISLLRNELAKLRQELKEIRQKDQQGPIQPSQPPQQSKSRLSRKDSLDKPNSQQSEQAQSKKATQSESTRTTSVECRSFHNHNTRSVSRKRNLNLSQNDISPSNPKNGSKRVNLNKNSQQPQQDENVDANMFSDDDDQQ; encoded by the coding sequence ATGGCGGGAGGTGATCCAGGTCCCACCGAAGATCCTCCTGATCTAAATCGAAGCAGACTCCCTCAGTTCATGCGAAACAAAACTTACGATGGTGTAACTCGTTTTTTGCAACTGCGTATGAAAACTGTTGATGGTGTTGACAAACGACCGCCGCTACCCCAGAATCCTTTCCTTATAGGAAAGTCTGTTGAGCAACTTGTCGGATCTTCTAACTTGAAAAATGTCGAAGCCATTAAAGAAGGTCAAGGTGCGCAATATATTTTACGCACATCGTCGCCAGAAATAGCTGAGAAGTTGCTTTCGATGACAACTCTCTTGGATAAAACCTTGATTGAAGTAGTGCCTCATCCAACATTAAACTCAGTGCAAGGTGTTGTTTACCAAATTGACTCTCTCGAGTTCAGCGAAGAAGCTATTCTGGATGAAATAAAATCGGAAGGTGTAACAGCTGTGCGTAGAATAAAGAAACGTGATgacaagaaaaatttaaaaaatacaccacTTCTCGTACTGACTTTCTGCTCTACAGTTCTACCAGAATACGTTCGGTTTGAACTGCTACGCGTCCAAGTCCGTCCATATTACCCGTCTCCAATGATTTGTCGAGGCTGTGGTTCTTATGGACATACGCATAAGAGATGCGACAGCACGACTTGTTCAGTTTGCTTTAGAGATCACCCGACTATTGAAGGACAAACCTGCAGCAACGAAAAGTTctgtaaacattgtaaccagGAAGGTCACTCTCCGACAAGCCGTGACTGTCCCTCCTTCCAGAAGGAAGAAGCAGTGATCCGCCTGAAAGTCAACAAAAGAATCACTTTTCAGGAAGCTCGAGCAGAAATTAATCAAACCTGGAATAAGCCAACATACGCAAGTCAAGTTCAGCAACGCTTAACCCAAACGCAACGCGATCCCGacgaaaaagataaaattatttCTCTTTTACGCAATGAGCTCGCAAAATTACGGCAGGAGCTGAAAGAAATCAGACAGAAAGATCAACAAGGACCCATACAACCATCACAACCACCACAACAATCTAAATCACGCCTTTCTCGCAAAGATTCTCTGGATAAACCGAACAGTCAACAGTCTGAGCAAGCACAATCTAAAAAAGCTACACAAAGTGAATCGACTAGAACAACATCTGTAGAGTGCAGGAGCTTCCACAACCACAATACAAGAAGCGTTAGCAGGAAACGGAATCTGAACCTCTCACAAAACGACATATCACCATCAAACCCGAAAAACGGTTCAAAGAGAGTAAATTTGAACAAGAACTCCCAACAGCCGCAGCAGGACGAGAACGTAGATGCGAACATGTTTTCTGATGACGATGACCAACAGTGA